A region of Planococcus sp. MSAK28401 DNA encodes the following proteins:
- the leuD gene encoding 3-isopropylmalate dehydratase small subunit produces the protein MKPINEISSVLTPLDRKNVDTDQIISKEFLKRIERTGFGKYLFYHWRFHSDGTPNQEFVLNDPRFQNSEILVAQENFGCGSSREHAPWAILDYGFRVVISPSYADIFYNNCVKNGILPIRLEEAEVAALLEKGKQAPYRLDVDLKHQTVTAEDGASYSFDIDPYWKEMLLNGWDEIALTIQYDSYIQAYEEKMQQAQ, from the coding sequence TTGAAACCCATCAACGAAATTTCGAGCGTCTTGACGCCGCTTGACCGCAAAAACGTCGATACCGACCAAATCATTTCAAAGGAATTCCTCAAGCGCATCGAGCGCACAGGGTTCGGGAAATATTTGTTCTATCATTGGCGTTTTCATTCAGACGGCACACCCAATCAAGAATTTGTCTTGAACGACCCGCGCTTTCAAAACTCCGAGATCCTTGTGGCGCAGGAAAACTTCGGCTGCGGCTCGTCCCGTGAACACGCGCCGTGGGCCATCCTGGACTACGGATTCCGTGTCGTCATTTCGCCGAGTTATGCGGATATCTTCTATAATAACTGTGTGAAGAACGGCATCCTGCCGATCCGCCTTGAAGAAGCGGAAGTGGCCGCCCTGCTGGAAAAAGGCAAACAGGCGCCGTACCGTCTTGATGTCGACTTGAAACACCAAACAGTGACGGCAGAAGATGGTGCCAGCTATTCTTTCGACATCGATCCGTACTGGAAAGAAATGCTGTTGAACGGCTGGGATGAGATCGCCTTGACGATTCAATACGATTCCTATATCCAGGCATACGAAGAAAAAATGCAGCAAGCCCAATAA
- the rplC gene encoding 50S ribosomal protein L3 — protein sequence MTKGILGRKIGMTQVFAENGDLIPVTVIEAAPNVVLQKKTVEVDGYESVQLGFDDKREKLSNKPEKGHVAKANTAPKRFIRELRNVNLADYEIGQEVKVDVFAEGDVVDVTGTTKGKGFQGVIKRHGQSRGPMTHGSRYHRRPGSMGPVAPNRVFKQKKLPGQMGGNTVTIQNLHIVKVDAERNLLLIKGNVPGARKSLIRVKSAIKAN from the coding sequence ATGACCAAAGGAATCTTAGGTAGAAAAATCGGTATGACGCAAGTTTTTGCTGAGAACGGTGATTTGATCCCTGTAACTGTAATCGAAGCTGCTCCAAACGTAGTGCTTCAGAAAAAAACAGTTGAAGTGGATGGCTACGAATCGGTACAACTTGGTTTTGATGACAAACGCGAGAAGCTTTCGAACAAACCAGAGAAAGGCCACGTAGCAAAAGCAAACACTGCTCCTAAGCGCTTCATTCGCGAACTTCGCAATGTAAACTTAGCTGATTACGAGATTGGTCAGGAAGTCAAAGTAGATGTATTCGCAGAAGGCGATGTAGTAGATGTAACAGGAACTACGAAAGGTAAAGGTTTCCAAGGTGTTATTAAACGCCACGGACAATCACGCGGACCGATGACTCACGGTTCACGCTACCACCGTCGTCCTGGTTCAATGGGGCCTGTTGCTCCGAACCGCGTATTCAAACAGAAGAAATTGCCTGGTCAAATGGGCGGCAACACGGTCACTATCCAAAACCTTCACATCGTGAAAGTGGATGCTGAGCGCAACTTGCTTCTTATTAAAGGGAATGTTCCTGGCGCACGTAAATCATTAATCCGTGTTAAGTCGGCTATCAAAGCCAACTAA
- the rplB gene encoding 50S ribosomal protein L2 has protein sequence MGIRKYKPTTNGRRNMTSSDFAEITTNKPEKSLLQPTKRKGGRNNQGKITVRHHGGGHKRQYRVIDFKRNKDGIPGRVATIEYDPNRSANIALIHYADGEKRYILAPKGVQVDTQIMSGPEADIKAGNALPLLNIPMGSTIHNIELKPGGGGQLVRSAGASAQVLGKEGKYVTVRLQSGEVRMILATCRATIGAVGNEQHELINIGKAGRNRWKGNRPTVRGSVMNPNDHPHGGGEGRSPIGRKSPMSPWGKPTLGYKTRKKTNQSDKFIVRRRKK, from the coding sequence GTGGGGATTAGAAAATACAAACCTACCACTAACGGTCGTCGTAATATGACTAGTTCAGATTTCGCTGAAATCACAACGAACAAGCCAGAAAAGTCGCTTTTGCAACCAACGAAGCGTAAAGGCGGCCGTAATAACCAAGGTAAAATCACTGTACGCCACCACGGGGGCGGACATAAGCGCCAATACCGCGTGATCGATTTCAAACGTAACAAAGATGGCATTCCAGGTCGCGTTGCTACGATCGAATACGATCCGAACCGTTCTGCAAACATCGCACTTATCCATTACGCTGACGGAGAAAAACGTTACATCCTTGCACCTAAAGGTGTTCAGGTTGATACGCAAATCATGTCAGGACCAGAAGCAGACATCAAAGCAGGTAATGCTTTGCCGTTGCTTAACATCCCAATGGGTTCTACTATCCACAACATCGAGTTGAAACCAGGCGGAGGCGGCCAATTGGTACGTTCTGCAGGAGCTTCAGCACAGGTGCTTGGTAAAGAAGGAAAATACGTAACAGTCCGCTTGCAATCAGGCGAAGTTCGCATGATTCTTGCTACTTGCCGCGCGACAATCGGCGCTGTCGGAAACGAACAGCACGAATTGATCAACATCGGTAAAGCTGGACGTAACCGTTGGAAAGGCAACCGCCCAACAGTCCGCGGATCTGTCATGAACCCGAACGATCACCCACACGGTGGTGGTGAAGGACGTTCGCCAATCGGACGTAAATCTCCAATGTCTCCATGGGGCAAACCAACTCTTGGATACAAAACACGTAAGAAAACGAACCAATCCGATAAATTCATCGTACGTCGCCGCAAAAAATAA
- the ilvN gene encoding acetolactate synthase small subunit, whose translation MKRVITTTVINQSGVLNRVTGLLMKRQFNIESISVGHTEQAGISKMTFVVNVEDKGKLEQLLKQLQKQIDVLKVNDITEKAMVMRELALIKVVAPPAARSEIYSIVEPFRATVVDMSKNVTTFQVTGDPEKIEAFIDLMKPYGIKELTRTGVSAFVRETQKAHTPQLNIL comes from the coding sequence ATGAAGCGAGTAATCACAACGACGGTAATCAACCAGAGCGGCGTCTTGAACCGGGTTACAGGGCTGTTGATGAAACGCCAATTCAATATTGAAAGCATTTCGGTCGGACATACCGAGCAAGCAGGAATTTCCAAAATGACTTTCGTCGTCAATGTGGAAGATAAAGGAAAGCTGGAGCAATTGCTCAAACAGCTGCAAAAGCAGATTGACGTCTTGAAAGTCAATGATATTACCGAAAAGGCGATGGTCATGAGAGAGCTCGCACTGATTAAAGTGGTCGCACCGCCCGCAGCGCGCAGCGAGATTTACAGCATCGTGGAACCATTCCGCGCGACAGTGGTCGATATGAGCAAAAACGTCACTACGTTCCAAGTAACAGGCGACCCTGAGAAAATCGAAGCCTTCATCGATTTGATGAAGCCATACGGCATCAAAGAATTAACAAGAACCGGAGTATCCGCTTTTGTCAGAGAAACGCAAAAAGCCCATACACCGCAATTGAACATCCTTTAA
- a CDS encoding Na+/H+ antiporter family protein encodes MNAVIIAVLVMLILSLLRVNVVFALLIGALAGGLSGGLSFTETLTSYTDGLGAGATIALSYAMLGGFAVAISRTGIPELLVAGVLKLVNKEGEATRENLAKALIIFALFAMAIFSQNLIPIHIAFIPLLVPPILHILNELRIDRRLIASVLTFGLTAPYILLPYGFGLIFHEILATQMELAGMPIDMADIPKAMALPVAGLFLGLVVAVFISYRKPRDYREVRAASTIEETPKRTASVKDIIVTVIALIAALFAQIQSDSMIIGALAGILILYVFGAMKWKEADDVLTAGMRMMAFIGFVMISANGFASVIQATGAIDSLVENAASIFGDNKGLAAFAMLIVGLFVTMGIGSSFSTIPIIAAIFVPLSVEFGFSTMAIIALIGTAGALGDAGSPASDSTLGPTAGLNVDGQHNHIWDTVVPTFIHYNIPLVLFGWIAVMFLG; translated from the coding sequence ATGAATGCAGTTATTATCGCCGTTTTAGTGATGCTCATATTGAGCTTGCTTCGTGTCAACGTCGTCTTTGCCTTATTGATCGGCGCACTCGCCGGTGGGCTTAGCGGGGGGCTCAGCTTCACTGAAACTTTGACTTCCTATACAGACGGTCTCGGTGCGGGGGCGACCATCGCATTGAGCTACGCCATGCTCGGCGGATTCGCCGTCGCCATTTCGCGCACCGGTATACCGGAATTGCTCGTTGCGGGCGTGTTGAAACTGGTTAATAAAGAAGGGGAGGCGACGCGTGAGAACTTGGCGAAAGCGCTCATTATCTTTGCGCTGTTTGCAATGGCCATTTTCTCGCAAAACCTGATTCCGATCCACATAGCTTTCATTCCGCTACTTGTGCCGCCGATTCTGCACATCTTGAATGAATTGCGCATCGATCGCCGGCTCATCGCCTCGGTGCTGACCTTCGGGCTGACGGCGCCGTATATTTTATTGCCGTACGGCTTCGGATTGATCTTCCATGAGATTCTCGCCACGCAAATGGAACTGGCGGGCATGCCGATCGATATGGCGGATATCCCGAAAGCGATGGCGCTGCCGGTCGCAGGCCTATTCCTCGGCTTAGTAGTCGCAGTTTTCATTTCTTACCGCAAGCCACGTGATTACCGTGAAGTAAGAGCGGCTAGTACTATAGAAGAAACTCCAAAACGAACCGCTTCTGTCAAAGACATCATCGTGACCGTGATCGCTTTAATTGCAGCGCTCTTCGCGCAGATCCAAAGCGACTCAATGATCATCGGGGCGCTCGCCGGGATTCTCATCCTCTACGTCTTTGGGGCAATGAAATGGAAAGAAGCGGACGATGTTCTGACGGCGGGTATGCGCATGATGGCATTCATCGGTTTTGTCATGATCTCAGCTAACGGATTCGCTTCGGTCATCCAAGCGACTGGGGCCATCGACTCGCTCGTTGAAAATGCCGCGAGCATCTTCGGCGACAACAAAGGCCTAGCGGCATTCGCCATGTTGATCGTCGGATTGTTCGTCACGATGGGTATCGGTTCCTCGTTCTCGACGATTCCGATCATTGCCGCGATATTTGTTCCGCTCAGTGTCGAGTTCGGTTTCTCGACGATGGCGATCATCGCATTGATCGGGACAGCCGGCGCACTTGGCGATGCCGGGTCGCCAGCTTCTGACTCAACGCTTGGGCCGACCGCTGGCTTGAACGTCGACGGCCAGCATAATCACATCTGGGATACGGTCGTCCCAACGTTCATCCATTATAATATTCCGCTCGTTTTATTCGGCTGGATTGCCGTCATGTTTTTAGGATGA
- the leuC gene encoding 3-isopropylmalate dehydratase large subunit: MAKTIIEKIWEQHIVFEEPGKPDLLYIDLHLLHEVTSPQAFEGLRLNGRKVRRPDLCFATMDHNVPTRNRSVIKDPISRKQIKTLQENCDEFGVPLAGINHPDQGIVHVIGPELGLTQPGKTIVCGDSHTSTHGAFGALAFGIGTSEVEHVLSTQTLWQSKPKTMEIRIDGELGFGVSAKDVILAIISKYGVDMGTGHIIEYTGEAIRNLSMEERMTICNMSIEAGARAGLVSPDETTVEYLRGRRNVPEGEAFEQEAGRWLALATDEGASYDVSHTIHANDISPFVTWGTNPSMGSGIAEHVPTAADYDKQEDRDALRQALAYMQLEEGAPLSSIAIQHVFIGSCTNARLSDLRAASEIVKGRTVHPSVTAIVVPGSETVKRAAEAEGLDQVFLQAGFEWRETGCSMCLAMNEDAVPSGERCASTSNRNFEGRQGAGSMTHLVSPVMAAAAAIEGHLTDVRNYMKEPVPSA, from the coding sequence ATGGCAAAAACGATTATTGAAAAAATCTGGGAACAGCATATTGTATTCGAAGAGCCGGGAAAACCCGACCTGTTGTATATCGACCTTCATCTCCTGCATGAAGTTACCTCCCCTCAGGCGTTTGAAGGCTTGCGCCTGAACGGCCGGAAAGTGCGGCGTCCGGATTTGTGCTTTGCGACGATGGACCATAACGTGCCGACGCGCAACCGCTCCGTCATCAAGGACCCGATTTCCCGCAAGCAAATCAAGACGCTTCAGGAAAACTGTGATGAGTTCGGGGTGCCGCTTGCTGGGATCAATCATCCCGACCAAGGCATCGTCCACGTCATCGGGCCGGAACTCGGCCTCACACAACCCGGCAAGACGATTGTCTGCGGCGATAGCCATACGTCCACGCACGGCGCGTTCGGCGCGTTGGCATTCGGCATCGGGACAAGTGAAGTAGAGCATGTGTTGTCAACGCAGACGCTTTGGCAGTCGAAGCCGAAAACGATGGAAATCCGCATCGACGGAGAGCTTGGCTTCGGTGTTTCCGCAAAAGACGTCATTCTTGCGATCATCTCGAAGTACGGCGTCGATATGGGGACAGGGCATATCATTGAATACACCGGGGAAGCGATCCGCAATTTATCGATGGAAGAACGCATGACGATCTGCAATATGTCCATCGAAGCGGGCGCACGCGCCGGGCTGGTCAGTCCAGACGAAACGACGGTCGAATATTTGCGCGGCAGAAGAAATGTCCCGGAAGGCGAAGCGTTTGAACAAGAAGCTGGGCGCTGGCTGGCACTGGCGACAGATGAAGGCGCAAGCTATGACGTGTCGCATACCATCCATGCGAACGACATCTCGCCGTTTGTCACATGGGGCACCAACCCATCGATGGGTTCAGGCATTGCTGAACACGTGCCGACAGCAGCGGATTACGACAAGCAGGAAGACCGGGACGCTTTGCGCCAAGCGCTTGCTTATATGCAATTGGAAGAAGGCGCACCGTTATCATCCATCGCCATCCAGCACGTCTTTATCGGCTCTTGCACGAATGCCCGCCTCAGTGATTTGCGGGCAGCAAGTGAGATCGTCAAAGGCAGAACGGTACATCCGTCGGTCACGGCGATTGTCGTTCCGGGCTCAGAAACCGTCAAGCGCGCAGCTGAAGCAGAAGGACTTGACCAAGTGTTCTTGCAAGCAGGCTTTGAATGGCGCGAGACAGGCTGCAGCATGTGCCTGGCAATGAATGAGGATGCTGTACCGTCAGGCGAGCGCTGTGCTTCTACATCGAACCGCAATTTTGAAGGGCGCCAAGGCGCAGGGTCCATGACGCATTTGGTCTCCCCCGTAATGGCGGCAGCTGCTGCGATTGAAGGGCATTTGACGGATGTCCGCAATTATATGAAAGAACCTGTGCCCTCGGCATAA
- the rpsS gene encoding 30S ribosomal protein S19, with protein sequence MGRSLKKGPFVDDHLMKKVEAQKESEKKQVIKTWSRRSTIFPTFIGLTIAVYDGHKHIPVYVTEDMVGHKLGEFAPTRKYASHGADDKKTRR encoded by the coding sequence ATGGGTCGCAGCTTGAAAAAAGGACCTTTTGTAGACGATCATCTTATGAAGAAAGTCGAAGCGCAAAAGGAATCTGAGAAAAAACAAGTGATCAAAACTTGGTCTCGCCGTTCTACAATTTTCCCGACATTCATCGGGCTAACAATTGCAGTATACGATGGCCACAAACACATCCCTGTATACGTGACTGAAGATATGGTAGGCCATAAACTTGGTGAATTTGCCCCAACGCGCAAATACGCAAGCCATGGTGCAGACGATAAGAAAACAAGACGTTAA
- a CDS encoding 2-isopropylmalate synthase yields the protein MSQIDIFDTTLRDGEQSAGINLNTAEKIEIARQLERLGVTIIESGFPASSPGDFDAVQRIAGTVKNSIVTGLSRSMKADIDRTWDALKGAEQPHIHIFLATSPIHMEHKLMKTPEQVVDIAVESVRYAKKFFPLVQWSAEDASRSDPEFLAHIIKKVIEAGATTVNLPDTVGYATPEEYGAMFRYMTENVPGIENVKLSAHCHNDLGMATANTLAAIENGATQVEGTINGIGERAGNVALEEIAVALHIRKQFYEIETGINLNEIKRSSQLVSQLTGSIIQPNKAVVGKNAFAHESGIHQDGMLKNPLTYEIITPELIGDAATELVLGKHSGRHAFRDRAVKMGFELPDAKLNEAFIEFKKLADRKKQITEDDLFVLLTDQQINDTETPIYELESVQVQYGTANIPTATASAIGPDGTSIHEAATGSGSVEAIFNTLERIVEGKVHILDYRVTSIGKGRDALGEAVINMSYDGETVTGRDVAQDVLEATAKAYFNAVNRQLVKQGNKTKIQAV from the coding sequence ATGTCTCAAATTGATATTTTCGATACGACACTACGGGACGGAGAACAGTCGGCCGGGATCAACTTGAATACAGCTGAGAAAATCGAAATCGCCCGCCAGCTCGAACGTCTAGGCGTGACGATTATCGAATCGGGGTTCCCGGCTTCATCGCCAGGAGACTTCGACGCAGTGCAGCGGATAGCCGGTACGGTGAAGAACTCTATCGTAACGGGACTGTCCCGCTCCATGAAAGCGGATATCGACCGGACATGGGATGCCTTGAAGGGAGCGGAACAACCGCATATTCACATCTTCTTGGCAACGTCTCCTATCCATATGGAACATAAATTGATGAAAACACCGGAACAGGTCGTCGACATTGCTGTCGAATCTGTCCGTTATGCGAAAAAATTCTTCCCGCTCGTCCAGTGGTCAGCGGAAGATGCCTCAAGATCCGATCCGGAATTCTTGGCGCACATCATCAAGAAAGTCATCGAAGCGGGCGCCACGACAGTCAATTTGCCGGATACAGTCGGTTATGCGACACCTGAAGAATACGGGGCGATGTTCCGTTATATGACGGAAAACGTACCGGGCATCGAAAACGTCAAGCTATCGGCGCATTGCCATAACGATCTGGGCATGGCGACAGCGAACACGCTCGCTGCGATTGAAAACGGCGCGACGCAAGTCGAAGGCACGATCAACGGCATCGGTGAACGCGCAGGAAACGTCGCGTTGGAAGAAATTGCGGTGGCGCTCCATATCCGCAAGCAATTCTACGAAATCGAAACCGGCATTAATTTGAACGAGATCAAACGCTCGAGCCAATTGGTCAGCCAATTGACCGGCAGCATCATCCAGCCGAATAAAGCAGTCGTCGGAAAAAACGCCTTTGCGCATGAATCAGGCATCCACCAGGACGGCATGCTGAAAAACCCGCTGACATATGAAATCATCACGCCGGAATTGATCGGCGATGCAGCGACTGAACTGGTGCTTGGCAAACATTCCGGCAGACACGCTTTCCGCGACCGTGCGGTGAAGATGGGCTTCGAGTTGCCTGACGCTAAATTGAATGAAGCGTTTATTGAATTCAAGAAACTTGCGGACCGTAAAAAACAGATCACAGAAGACGATTTGTTTGTGTTGCTAACAGACCAGCAAATCAATGACACGGAAACGCCAATTTATGAGCTTGAAAGCGTGCAGGTGCAATACGGCACAGCGAACATTCCAACGGCTACAGCATCCGCCATCGGCCCGGACGGCACCTCAATTCACGAAGCAGCAACCGGCTCCGGATCGGTTGAAGCGATTTTCAATACGCTTGAACGCATTGTCGAAGGCAAAGTGCATATCCTGGACTACCGTGTGACATCTATCGGCAAAGGCCGCGATGCACTCGGCGAAGCCGTCATCAATATGAGCTATGACGGGGAGACCGTTACAGGCCGCGACGTCGCACAAGATGTTTTGGAAGCGACCGCGAAAGCTTATTTCAATGCAGTGAACCGCCAGCTTGTGAAACAGGGAAATAAAACGAAGATCCAAGCAGTTTAA
- the rplD gene encoding 50S ribosomal protein L4: protein MPKVALLNQTGSQVGDIELNDLVFGIEPNESVLFDAVVAQRASLRQGNHKVKNRSEVAGGGRKPWKQKGTGRARQGSIRSPQWRGGGVVFGPTPRSYSYKLPKKVRRLALRSALSSALANENLMVLEGLAFDAPKTKEFTKLVTDLSVGKKALFVTADLDENVALSARNIKGMTVVPANGINVLDLLGHDKVVMTKGAVEKIEEVLG, encoded by the coding sequence ATGCCTAAAGTAGCTTTACTAAACCAAACTGGTTCACAAGTTGGCGATATCGAATTGAACGATCTTGTCTTCGGCATTGAACCAAATGAATCTGTACTTTTTGATGCAGTCGTTGCACAACGTGCTTCATTGCGCCAAGGTAACCATAAAGTTAAAAACCGTTCTGAAGTAGCCGGTGGCGGAAGAAAGCCATGGAAGCAAAAAGGAACTGGACGTGCTCGTCAAGGTTCGATCCGTTCACCACAATGGCGCGGAGGCGGAGTCGTATTCGGCCCGACACCACGCAGCTACAGCTACAAACTTCCGAAAAAAGTCCGTCGCTTGGCTCTTCGTTCTGCATTGTCTTCGGCTCTAGCAAACGAAAACCTGATGGTACTTGAAGGATTGGCTTTCGACGCACCGAAAACAAAGGAATTCACGAAACTCGTGACTGACTTGTCTGTCGGCAAGAAAGCATTATTCGTAACAGCTGACCTTGATGAAAACGTGGCACTATCTGCACGCAACATCAAAGGCATGACAGTTGTACCGGCAAACGGTATCAACGTATTGGACTTGCTTGGCCATGACAAAGTTGTCATGACTAAAGGAGCCGTAGAGAAAATCGAGGAGGTGCTAGGTTAA
- the ilvC gene encoding ketol-acid reductoisomerase, which yields MAKMYYNQDVNDQALKGQTIAVIGYGSQGHAHAQNLNDSGFKVVVGVRPGKSFDQAKADGLEVATVAEAAQAGDVIMVLVPDERQTQIYEESIKPHLTAGKSLVFAHGFNVHFNQIVPPKDVDVFLVAPKGPGHLVRRTFEAGAGVPALFAVHQDVSGNAKDTALAYAKGVGAARAGILETTFKEETETDLFGEQAVLCGGVTSLVKAGFETLVEAGYQPELAYFECLHELKLIVDLMYEGGMSGMRYSISDTAQWGDFVSGPRIVDADTKARMKDVLTDIQTGKFAKGWLLENQLNRPEFTAIENAEAEHQIEQVGRELRAMMPFVNENKKPKEVAANVSN from the coding sequence ATGGCAAAAATGTATTATAACCAAGACGTAAATGACCAGGCTTTAAAAGGACAAACAATCGCGGTGATCGGCTACGGTTCACAAGGGCATGCACATGCACAAAACTTAAATGATTCCGGATTCAAAGTAGTGGTTGGCGTAAGACCCGGCAAATCATTCGACCAGGCAAAAGCAGACGGCCTGGAAGTGGCGACAGTAGCAGAAGCGGCGCAAGCAGGCGACGTCATCATGGTACTGGTGCCGGATGAGCGCCAGACGCAAATCTACGAAGAGTCGATCAAGCCGCATCTAACGGCTGGAAAATCACTCGTCTTCGCACACGGCTTCAATGTTCATTTCAACCAAATCGTGCCGCCGAAAGATGTGGACGTGTTCCTTGTTGCCCCTAAAGGTCCGGGACATCTTGTCCGCAGAACGTTCGAAGCAGGAGCAGGCGTACCGGCGTTATTCGCAGTACATCAAGATGTATCCGGCAATGCAAAAGATACCGCTTTAGCTTACGCAAAAGGCGTCGGCGCTGCCCGTGCCGGAATCTTGGAGACGACGTTCAAGGAAGAAACAGAAACGGATCTATTCGGTGAACAAGCCGTTCTTTGCGGCGGGGTGACTTCACTCGTCAAAGCCGGATTCGAAACTTTGGTGGAAGCAGGCTATCAGCCGGAACTGGCATACTTCGAATGTTTGCACGAACTGAAATTGATTGTTGACCTAATGTATGAAGGCGGCATGTCCGGCATGCGCTACTCGATCTCCGATACAGCACAATGGGGTGATTTTGTATCCGGCCCGCGCATTGTCGATGCCGATACAAAAGCCCGTATGAAAGATGTATTGACGGATATCCAAACCGGCAAATTCGCCAAAGGCTGGTTGCTTGAGAACCAATTGAACCGTCCGGAATTCACGGCGATCGAAAACGCTGAAGCGGAACACCAAATCGAACAAGTCGGACGCGAGTTGCGCGCCATGATGCCATTCGTCAATGAAAACAAAAAACCAAAAGAGGTGGCTGCTAATGTCTCAAATTGA
- the rplW gene encoding 50S ribosomal protein L23 yields the protein MEARDILKRPVITERSSEVMAEKKYTFEVDVRANKTQVKHAVQEVFGVQVEKVNIMNYKGKFKRMGKHAGYTNKRRKAIVKLTADSKDIELFEM from the coding sequence ATGGAAGCACGTGACATTCTAAAGCGTCCAGTCATTACCGAGCGTTCTTCTGAGGTAATGGCGGAGAAGAAGTACACTTTTGAAGTGGACGTTCGCGCTAACAAAACTCAAGTTAAACATGCAGTTCAAGAAGTCTTCGGCGTTCAAGTTGAGAAAGTCAACATCATGAACTACAAAGGCAAATTCAAACGCATGGGCAAACACGCAGGCTACACGAACAAACGCCGCAAAGCGATCGTGAAATTGACTGCTGATTCAAAAGACATCGAACTATTCGAAATGTAA
- the rpsJ gene encoding 30S ribosomal protein S10, translating to MAKQKIRIRLKAYDHRILDQSAEKIVETAKRSGASVSGPIPLPTEKSIYTILRAVHKYKDAREQFEMRTHKRLIDIVNPTPQTVDALMKLDLPSGVDIEIKL from the coding sequence ATGGCAAAACAAAAAATTCGTATCCGTTTGAAAGCATATGATCACAGAATCCTGGATCAGTCTGCTGAAAAGATTGTTGAAACTGCTAAACGTTCAGGTGCTAGCGTATCAGGTCCGATACCGTTGCCGACGGAAAAGTCAATCTACACAATCTTGCGAGCTGTCCACAAATATAAAGATGCTCGCGAACAATTCGAAATGCGCACACACAAACGTCTGATCGATATCGTTAACCCGACACCACAGACAGTTGACGCGCTAATGAAACTGGATCTACCATCCGGCGTTGATATTGAAATCAAACTATAA
- the leuB gene encoding 3-isopropylmalate dehydrogenase has product MEKTIAVLPGDGIGPEVTEAAVKVLKSIAMRYGHTFHWKFAAIGGAAVDESGSPLPKETIAACEASDAILLGAVGGPKWDNNPAEQRPEKGLLNIRKHFDLFANVRPVKAVPALLGSSPLKEEIAREVDMVIVRELTGGLYFGEPKRHNEKSAVDTLVYTRAEIERIVDQAFEMARSRRGKLASVDKANVLESSKLWRKVVEERKAGYPDVEVEHMLVDSAAMKLITNPRAFDVLVTENMFGDILSDEASVITGSLGMLPSASIRSDGFGLYEPVHGSAPDIAGQNKANPSAAMLSAAMMLRQSFGMDSEASSIEDAVMSVLEDGYCTGDLSACGNKVISTERFVEKVIEELEREFVSEHIMFSYV; this is encoded by the coding sequence ATGGAAAAGACAATCGCAGTATTGCCAGGAGACGGCATCGGACCAGAAGTAACAGAGGCGGCAGTGAAGGTGCTGAAATCCATTGCGATGCGCTATGGGCACACATTCCATTGGAAATTCGCGGCAATCGGGGGAGCGGCGGTCGATGAATCCGGCAGCCCGCTGCCAAAAGAAACCATTGCTGCGTGTGAAGCAAGTGATGCCATCCTCCTCGGTGCGGTAGGCGGCCCGAAATGGGACAACAACCCGGCAGAACAGCGCCCGGAAAAAGGGCTTTTGAATATCCGCAAACACTTCGATTTGTTTGCCAACGTCCGCCCAGTCAAAGCGGTGCCGGCACTTCTCGGATCTTCCCCGTTAAAAGAAGAAATCGCGCGTGAAGTGGACATGGTCATCGTCCGCGAATTGACCGGCGGCTTGTATTTCGGTGAACCGAAACGCCACAATGAAAAATCCGCGGTCGATACACTTGTCTACACCCGGGCGGAAATCGAACGTATCGTCGACCAGGCATTCGAAATGGCCCGTTCGCGCCGCGGCAAATTGGCTTCAGTCGACAAAGCGAACGTCTTGGAATCCAGCAAGCTTTGGAGAAAAGTCGTTGAAGAACGCAAGGCGGGTTATCCGGACGTGGAAGTTGAACATATGCTGGTCGATTCAGCTGCCATGAAATTGATCACCAACCCACGGGCGTTCGATGTCTTGGTGACGGAGAACATGTTCGGCGATATCTTGAGCGACGAAGCATCAGTCATCACCGGTTCGCTCGGCATGCTGCCGTCCGCGAGCATCCGTTCAGACGGCTTCGGTTTGTATGAACCAGTACACGGCTCGGCACCGGACATCGCGGGGCAAAACAAAGCAAACCCATCTGCTGCGATGTTGTCGGCGGCTATGATGCTGCGCCAATCGTTCGGCATGGATTCAGAAGCATCGTCGATTGAAGATGCGGTTATGAGTGTCCTTGAAGATGGCTATTGCACAGGCGATTTGTCGGCTTGCGGCAATAAAGTCATCTCAACGGAACGCTTCGTGGAAAAAGTCATCGAAGAATTGGAACGGGAATTCGTGTCGGAACACATCATGTTTTCCTACGTGTAA